A portion of the Bacillus sp. es.034 genome contains these proteins:
- a CDS encoding sirohydrochlorin chelatase, with protein MKRAVLYVCHGSRLVKAREEAVAFIKRCQEHVEADIQEISFLELASPSIEEGFRSCVDRGATHLTVVPLLLLTAVHAKKDIPEEIQKCKGLYPHIKVKYGRPIGVHDRMVESVINKMEEAAPLHSSTIAILIGRGSSDPDVKRDLCGLAELVHRKTAISEVRTCYLTAASPSFTETLESVRYSDKNVIFIPYLLFTGLLMKGIEKEIQGTNNEHIILGNYLGYDPLVEEAFLYRVNESIWPKGETYAACHD; from the coding sequence ATGAAACGTGCGGTATTGTATGTGTGCCATGGCAGTCGTTTGGTGAAAGCCCGTGAAGAAGCTGTTGCCTTCATCAAGCGATGTCAGGAACATGTCGAGGCGGATATTCAGGAAATAAGCTTCCTTGAACTTGCCAGCCCTTCCATAGAAGAAGGATTCCGTTCATGCGTGGACAGAGGGGCCACTCACCTGACTGTCGTACCACTCCTCCTTCTGACGGCGGTCCATGCCAAGAAGGATATCCCTGAAGAGATTCAAAAGTGCAAAGGCTTATATCCTCATATTAAGGTGAAATACGGACGTCCAATCGGCGTACACGATCGGATGGTCGAAAGTGTCATCAATAAGATGGAGGAGGCTGCACCACTTCATTCTTCTACAATCGCCATTTTAATCGGAAGGGGGAGTTCGGATCCGGATGTCAAGAGGGACCTCTGTGGTCTAGCTGAGCTTGTCCACAGAAAAACAGCGATAAGCGAGGTAAGAACATGCTATTTAACGGCAGCTTCCCCGAGCTTTACAGAGACTCTGGAATCTGTAAGGTATTCAGATAAAAACGTCATCTTCATTCCATATCTTTTATTTACCGGGTTACTGATGAAGGGAATTGAAAAAGAAATTCAGGGAACGAATAATGAACATATCATTCTGGGGAATTATTTAGGGTATGATCCGCTTGTGGAAGAAGCGTTCCTGTACAGGGTAAATGAGTCAATTTGGCCTAAAGGAGAAACCTATGCTGCCTGTCATGATTGA
- a CDS encoding NAD(P)-dependent oxidoreductase yields the protein MLPVMIDVCGKQVTIVGGGKVAFRKLSVFLEQRARITVISPEVVDEIKVLHEENKISWFKREVASEDVRNAFIVIAATNKRSVNEQVKKYSEENQLLCVVDNGDCGNMQMVSFKQKGNLTIAVSTGGASPFLAKKLTNQLSQPFDDLFIEKLAIISSERKEIKASDLPEREKRNLLKELSCKLEGIENE from the coding sequence ATGCTGCCTGTCATGATTGATGTCTGTGGGAAACAAGTAACCATTGTGGGTGGAGGGAAAGTGGCATTTCGTAAGCTCTCTGTATTTCTTGAGCAGAGAGCAAGGATTACCGTCATCAGTCCGGAGGTAGTCGATGAGATCAAAGTATTACATGAAGAGAATAAGATTTCATGGTTCAAGAGAGAAGTGGCAAGTGAGGATGTTAGAAACGCATTTATCGTCATCGCTGCCACAAACAAACGATCGGTGAACGAACAGGTGAAAAAGTATTCCGAGGAAAACCAGCTATTATGTGTAGTGGACAACGGGGATTGCGGAAATATGCAGATGGTCTCCTTTAAGCAAAAAGGAAATCTGACAATCGCTGTTTCAACTGGTGGAGCAAGTCCATTCTTAGCAAAGAAGCTTACGAATCAACTGTCTCAACCATTTGATGATTTGTTCATCGAGAAGCTTGCAATCATTTCTTCTGAGAGAAAGGAAATCAAAGCGTCGGATTTACCTGAAAGGGAAAAAAGAAACCTGTTAAAAGAACTTTCTTGTAAGCTTGAGGGAATCGAAAATGAGTAA
- a CDS encoding xanthine phosphoribosyltransferase, whose amino-acid sequence MNVLKNKIKAEGVVLSETVLKVDSFLNHQVDPELMMEIGKEFAHRFKEEGITKILTIESSGIAPGVMAALHMNVPLVFARKKKSLTLTEGVLTSKVYSFTKQEENTISISREYIQKNDRVLLIDDFLANGQAALGLIDLVKQAEAVVAGIGIVIEKSFQNGGKIVRDTGYRVESLAEIESLENGEVQFKQEEATVS is encoded by the coding sequence ATGAATGTATTAAAAAATAAGATCAAAGCGGAGGGTGTCGTCCTTTCAGAAACGGTATTGAAGGTCGATTCATTCCTTAATCATCAAGTTGATCCGGAACTAATGATGGAAATAGGGAAAGAATTTGCACATCGTTTCAAAGAGGAAGGAATCACAAAGATACTGACCATTGAATCTTCAGGAATCGCGCCAGGTGTGATGGCTGCCCTTCATATGAATGTTCCACTGGTCTTTGCACGAAAAAAGAAATCGTTGACGCTAACAGAGGGAGTTCTTACTTCAAAGGTGTATTCATTCACCAAGCAAGAAGAAAATACCATTTCCATCTCGCGGGAGTACATACAAAAAAATGATCGAGTCTTATTGATCGATGATTTCCTGGCAAATGGGCAGGCCGCATTGGGCTTGATCGACTTAGTGAAACAGGCGGAAGCGGTTGTCGCCGGAATTGGAATTGTCATTGAAAAGTCATTTCAAAATGGCGGGAAAATCGTTAGGGATACTGGCTATAGGGTGGAATCTTTAGCTGAAATAGAGTCCCTTGAAAACGGAGAAGTACAATTTAAGCAAGAGGAGGCGACTGTATCATGA
- a CDS encoding nucleobase:cation symporter-2 family protein encodes MKNQPIKLASLGIQHVLAMYAGAVIVPLIVGGALGLSGEQLTYLVSIDIFMCGIATLLQVLSNRFFGIGLPVVLGCTFTAVGPMIAIGGQYGISAIYGSILVSGLFVIAISKYFGKLVRFFPPVVTGSVVTIIGITLIPVAMNNMAGGQGSADFGSLENLSLAFGTLLFILFLYKFFTGFVRSVSILLGLMAGTAVAFVLGKVDFSAVGDASWFHMAKPFYFGMPTFEITAILTMILVAMVSLVESTGVYFALGDITDKKISEEDLARGYRAEGLAIVLGGLFNAFPYTAYSQNVGLVQLSGVKRNNVIYATGAFLVILGLVPKIGALTTVIPASVLGGAMVAMFGMVVAYGIKMLSHVNFASQENLLIIACSVGMGLGVTAVPELFAQMPTSIRILTDNGIVAGSLTAIGLNIFFNVLSKRKLNVVVREQKAS; translated from the coding sequence ATGAAGAATCAGCCTATTAAACTGGCTTCACTTGGTATCCAGCATGTTCTTGCCATGTATGCGGGTGCGGTCATTGTCCCCTTGATCGTCGGAGGAGCCCTTGGACTTTCAGGAGAACAGCTTACGTACCTTGTTTCCATCGATATCTTCATGTGTGGAATCGCGACCCTGCTGCAAGTGTTGAGTAATCGATTCTTCGGGATCGGACTACCCGTTGTTCTCGGATGTACGTTCACGGCAGTCGGGCCCATGATCGCAATTGGAGGTCAGTATGGGATCTCCGCCATCTACGGATCGATTCTCGTTTCAGGTTTATTCGTCATTGCGATCAGTAAATATTTCGGGAAGCTTGTCCGCTTTTTCCCACCTGTCGTGACGGGTTCTGTCGTGACCATCATTGGGATCACACTGATCCCTGTTGCCATGAACAATATGGCAGGCGGTCAGGGGAGTGCTGATTTTGGTTCATTGGAAAATCTGTCATTAGCGTTTGGAACGTTGTTATTCATATTATTCTTATATAAATTCTTTACAGGGTTTGTCCGCTCAGTATCCATTTTACTCGGACTGATGGCAGGAACGGCTGTCGCTTTCGTTCTCGGAAAAGTCGATTTCAGTGCAGTTGGTGATGCTTCGTGGTTTCATATGGCTAAACCATTCTACTTCGGGATGCCGACGTTTGAAATAACAGCCATCCTCACGATGATTCTTGTAGCCATGGTCAGCCTGGTCGAGTCAACAGGTGTCTATTTCGCCCTCGGGGATATCACTGATAAAAAGATTTCAGAAGAAGATTTAGCAAGAGGGTATCGTGCAGAAGGATTGGCCATCGTCCTCGGTGGATTATTCAACGCATTTCCGTATACGGCGTATTCCCAGAACGTCGGATTGGTTCAGCTTTCGGGTGTAAAGCGGAATAATGTGATATATGCAACGGGTGCTTTCCTTGTGATCCTTGGTTTGGTCCCGAAAATCGGTGCTCTCACCACGGTGATTCCTGCTTCCGTATTGGGAGGTGCGATGGTCGCCATGTTCGGTATGGTGGTCGCGTACGGAATCAAAATGCTCAGTCACGTGAATTTTGCATCACAGGAGAATCTATTGATTATCGCGTGTTCTGTAGGAATGGGACTTGGGGTAACGGCTGTCCCTGAATTGTTTGCTCAAATGCCGACAAGCATCCGCATCTTGACGGATAATGGAATTGTTGCAGGCAGTTTAACGGCGATAGGGCTGAATATCTTTTTTAATGTTTTATCTAAACGAAAGTTGAATGTTGTGGTGAGGGAGCAAAAAGCTTCATGA
- a CDS encoding long-chain-fatty-acid--CoA ligase, translating to MYATTGSIFDQTVMKFRNKEAIVEEKTGKRLTFGEWQDEVHRVANALLDAGVRKGDRVSTYLFNTLELANVYFACGKIGAVINPINFRLKGKEIHFILEDAEPKVVLFEEALSQPIEGISKNFPQTLFWYVGGKTPAFAYSYHEVVSPCSTALADFSVEETDIYAIMYTSGTTGRPKGVLHRHRDMAEQSLICTSVMGLTPNDIGLVTAPMFHCAELHCCFLPRVQAGAKNIIVHQFEPQTVLNVIQREKVTNLFAAPTMWNMLLQHGVEKYDTSSLRIGLYGAAPMAPVLVRALQETMNVDLIQAYGQTEMGPAVTFLLQDEQLTKAGSAGRAAYNHEIRVVRPNENGPSDPDDMCKPGEVGEIIVRGSCTMLEYFNRKEATEKALYKGWYHSSDLGYMDEEGYLYVADRVDDMVITGGENVYPREVEDALHVHEDVLDVAVLGQPDETWGEQVLAVVVSKNPSLSSEDLDLFLKNGDLLADYKRPREYVFVNELPRNASGKIQKFLLRENVVQKEKRL from the coding sequence ATGTACGCAACCACTGGATCTATTTTTGACCAAACGGTAATGAAATTCCGCAATAAGGAGGCCATTGTAGAAGAGAAGACTGGTAAGCGGTTAACCTTTGGGGAGTGGCAGGATGAAGTCCATCGTGTGGCCAATGCCCTCTTGGATGCAGGTGTAAGAAAAGGGGACCGGGTTTCTACGTATCTATTCAATACATTGGAGTTAGCCAATGTCTATTTTGCATGCGGAAAAATCGGTGCCGTGATCAATCCGATAAACTTCCGTCTGAAAGGAAAGGAAATTCACTTTATTTTAGAAGATGCAGAACCTAAGGTCGTACTGTTTGAAGAAGCTCTCTCCCAACCGATTGAAGGGATATCCAAGAACTTTCCTCAGACCCTTTTTTGGTATGTGGGGGGCAAAACGCCAGCATTTGCTTATAGCTATCATGAGGTAGTGAGTCCTTGTTCCACGGCACTTGCAGATTTTTCAGTAGAAGAAACGGACATTTATGCCATCATGTACACGAGCGGGACCACCGGGAGACCAAAAGGGGTGCTTCACAGACACCGGGATATGGCGGAGCAAAGCTTGATCTGTACGTCGGTTATGGGGCTTACACCAAATGATATCGGACTTGTGACAGCTCCAATGTTCCATTGTGCCGAGCTTCATTGCTGTTTCCTTCCACGGGTACAAGCGGGGGCGAAAAATATCATCGTTCATCAGTTCGAGCCTCAGACGGTATTGAATGTGATACAACGGGAGAAAGTCACCAACCTTTTTGCGGCACCGACGATGTGGAATATGCTTCTTCAGCATGGGGTGGAGAAGTATGATACTTCATCACTCCGGATAGGTCTCTACGGGGCTGCCCCAATGGCACCAGTTCTTGTCAGGGCTCTTCAAGAAACGATGAATGTCGACCTGATCCAGGCGTATGGTCAGACGGAGATGGGGCCAGCGGTTACGTTCCTGCTTCAGGATGAACAGTTAACGAAGGCTGGTTCCGCCGGTCGTGCCGCTTATAACCATGAAATACGAGTGGTAAGACCCAATGAGAACGGTCCTTCCGATCCTGATGATATGTGTAAGCCTGGTGAAGTAGGGGAAATCATTGTCAGGGGCTCATGCACAATGCTTGAATACTTTAACCGGAAGGAAGCGACGGAAAAAGCGTTGTATAAAGGCTGGTACCACTCCAGTGACTTAGGTTACATGGATGAGGAAGGATATTTGTATGTGGCCGACAGGGTGGATGATATGGTGATTACAGGAGGGGAGAACGTCTATCCGCGTGAGGTAGAGGACGCCCTGCATGTTCATGAAGATGTGTTGGATGTCGCAGTTCTCGGTCAGCCGGATGAAACATGGGGAGAGCAGGTTTTGGCAGTAGTGGTGTCAAAAAATCCTTCTCTATCATCAGAGGACCTTGATTTATTTCTGAAGAATGGTGATCTGTTGGCAGACTATAAGAGGCCACGGGAATATGTATTTGTGAATGAGCTTCCCCGTAATGCAAGTGGGAAGATTCAAAAGTTTCTGCTGAGGGAGAATGTTGTTCAAAAAGAAAAGCGACTATAG
- a CDS encoding MurR/RpiR family transcriptional regulator, producing MTNQSISQIIKEHYSTLSTGQKKVAELILQNQGEAAILTAFQMGRKVGVSETTVIRLGYALGFKGYSDMQDIVRKDWLEKKNGKKDEVYTSASNVNEGNDVFRQIIQKEKSVLEQLFRQLNEEGLWKAVDRCIDSERVYIGGFGSSYGAAYWMYYALKQYRGNVYLSNPTGFFPEDICDLDEDSTVVLFSFPRFRKESLELAERVKKQGSFVIAITNRQLSPIGQLSDLTLTTEEEMDSGHHSIASVVSLVEMILVGIQHRDQDNISLRQTKLEQLYTNQGLFIE from the coding sequence ATGACTAATCAATCAATTTCTCAAATCATTAAAGAGCATTACTCAACGTTATCCACCGGGCAAAAAAAAGTGGCAGAATTGATTTTGCAGAATCAAGGTGAGGCAGCGATTCTCACGGCATTTCAGATGGGGAGAAAAGTGGGTGTAAGTGAGACAACTGTCATTCGCCTGGGGTATGCATTAGGATTCAAGGGATATTCAGACATGCAGGATATAGTAAGAAAGGATTGGTTGGAAAAGAAAAATGGGAAAAAGGATGAAGTATATACTTCAGCATCAAACGTAAATGAAGGAAATGATGTATTCAGGCAGATTATTCAAAAAGAAAAATCGGTCCTTGAGCAGTTGTTTAGGCAGTTAAACGAAGAAGGTCTATGGAAAGCCGTCGATCGTTGCATTGATTCTGAGAGGGTTTACATAGGCGGATTCGGAAGTTCATACGGAGCGGCTTATTGGATGTATTACGCCCTAAAACAGTACAGAGGAAATGTATATCTCTCTAACCCAACTGGATTTTTCCCGGAAGATATTTGTGATTTAGATGAGGATTCTACGGTAGTTCTGTTTTCATTTCCACGATTTCGAAAAGAATCTTTAGAGCTTGCAGAAAGGGTGAAGAAACAAGGTTCTTTTGTTATTGCTATAACAAATAGACAGCTATCTCCCATTGGGCAGCTGTCAGATCTGACGCTTACTACCGAAGAAGAAATGGATTCAGGACACCATTCCATTGCATCTGTCGTGAGTTTGGTCGAAATGATTCTGGTGGGCATTCAACATCGAGATCAAGACAACATCAGTCTTCGGCAAACAAAGCTTGAACAGCTATATACAAATCAAGGGTTATTTATCGAATAA
- a CDS encoding YjiH family protein — translation MNGVTQTKEKIEAKSFKNSDILTFLLPSIIGILLFIVPITTGDGITIPVAYLAGQINVYAGELIPPVTVTIMILSVIGSLIAISFKPAFITKSRYLTTLFMIRPFWLIARILGTVFAVMTLYQVGPGMVFSENTGGLLIYDLIPILFSTFLLAGLLLPLLLNFGLLEFFGALLLKVMRPVFTLPGRSSLDCLASWVGDGTIGVLLTTKQYEEGYYTKREAAVIATTFSVVSITFTIVVISYLNLEQYFLHYYATIIFAGLVAALIMPRIPPLSRKLDTGYEKADLKKETGIPSDFSVVKWGFHQAVSKAKKNNGPFAVVKEGVQNVLDMWLGVLPIVMAIGTVALVIAEFTPIFTYLGKPFEPVLMLMQVPESSEAAQTMVVGFADMFLPAVIGSGIESELTRFIIACVSVTQLIYMSEMGGLLLGSKLPVSIVDLILIFLIRTCITLPIVVVIAHMIF, via the coding sequence ATGAATGGGGTTACGCAAACAAAGGAAAAGATAGAAGCTAAATCGTTCAAAAACAGTGATATTTTGACATTCTTACTTCCTTCAATAATTGGAATACTATTATTTATCGTACCTATCACTACAGGTGACGGCATTACCATTCCTGTCGCATACCTGGCAGGGCAAATCAATGTTTACGCCGGTGAACTTATTCCTCCAGTTACGGTCACAATCATGATTCTTTCTGTGATAGGATCTCTCATTGCTATCAGTTTTAAGCCTGCGTTTATTACAAAGAGCCGATACTTAACGACTCTTTTTATGATTCGTCCGTTTTGGCTCATTGCCCGTATTCTTGGTACCGTGTTTGCTGTGATGACGCTTTATCAAGTTGGACCCGGCATGGTTTTCTCAGAGAACACAGGCGGTCTCTTAATCTATGACCTTATCCCGATTTTATTTTCTACTTTTTTACTAGCGGGTTTACTGCTGCCGCTTCTCCTGAATTTTGGTTTGTTGGAGTTTTTCGGTGCATTGCTTTTAAAGGTGATGAGACCCGTCTTTACCCTGCCTGGTCGATCCTCTCTTGATTGTCTCGCATCATGGGTAGGTGATGGGACGATCGGCGTTCTTTTGACGACTAAGCAATATGAAGAAGGCTATTACACAAAGAGGGAAGCGGCTGTTATCGCTACCACTTTTTCAGTTGTTTCCATTACATTCACTATTGTCGTCATCTCCTATTTGAATTTAGAGCAATATTTCCTTCATTATTACGCTACGATCATATTTGCAGGTCTTGTAGCAGCTTTGATCATGCCACGCATACCTCCATTGTCAAGAAAATTGGATACAGGGTATGAAAAGGCGGATTTAAAGAAAGAAACGGGGATTCCATCAGATTTCTCTGTAGTAAAATGGGGTTTTCATCAAGCGGTATCGAAAGCCAAAAAGAATAATGGACCCTTTGCTGTAGTGAAAGAAGGAGTTCAGAACGTATTGGATATGTGGCTTGGTGTGCTGCCGATCGTTATGGCTATTGGAACGGTTGCCTTAGTGATAGCGGAGTTCACGCCAATTTTCACCTATCTTGGGAAGCCATTTGAGCCTGTTCTCATGCTTATGCAAGTTCCAGAATCCAGTGAAGCAGCCCAGACCATGGTAGTCGGATTTGCCGATATGTTCCTTCCAGCGGTCATCGGGAGCGGGATTGAAAGTGAACTAACCCGCTTTATTATCGCTTGTGTTTCTGTCACTCAATTAATCTATATGTCTGAAATGGGTGGATTGCTGCTTGGTTCGAAGTTGCCCGTCAGCATCGTCGATTTAATCTTGATTTTTTTAATCCGAACATGCATCACATTACCAATTGTGGTCGTGATTGCCCACATGATTTTTTGA
- a CDS encoding amidohydrolase: MVFKIKKFDGHYGFLAEVEGNKTEVIALRADMDALLQEVNGVVKANHSCGHDAHSTMVLYAALAISKMNLNHTIRFIFQPAEEKAAGALKMMEENVLKNVKFLGGIHLRPEVEVPYYKAAPVIVHSSTAALKGTIKGVPSHAARPEQGNNPLESASLLIQAIGQIRLDVRDRYSIKITELHGGESSNSIPEHTHFTFDVRAESNATMTALLEKAEQVVEGIQLGTGTTIRYSVEEYLPAAVKDHQAIEIAHEAICSVLGEKNTISECISPGAEDFHFYSIKNPGLSSTMIGLGCGLTPGLHHPAMRFNLESLVYGTKILIQMIVEADQKQW, from the coding sequence TTGGTTTTTAAAATAAAAAAATTCGATGGGCATTACGGCTTTCTAGCTGAGGTAGAAGGTAATAAAACAGAAGTGATTGCTCTTCGTGCAGATATGGATGCTTTGCTTCAGGAAGTGAATGGTGTCGTGAAGGCGAATCATTCATGTGGCCATGACGCTCACAGCACGATGGTGTTATATGCTGCACTGGCCATATCGAAAATGAACCTAAATCATACTATTCGCTTTATCTTTCAGCCAGCTGAGGAAAAAGCGGCAGGGGCACTTAAAATGATGGAAGAGAATGTTCTTAAAAATGTGAAATTCTTAGGGGGGATTCACCTTAGACCCGAAGTGGAAGTACCCTATTATAAGGCTGCTCCTGTCATTGTCCATAGCTCAACGGCAGCGCTTAAGGGTACGATAAAAGGGGTGCCTTCTCATGCTGCCCGTCCTGAACAAGGGAATAATCCTCTGGAGTCCGCTTCTTTACTCATCCAGGCAATTGGACAGATTCGATTAGATGTCAGGGATCGTTATTCCATTAAGATAACTGAACTTCACGGAGGAGAATCCTCCAATTCCATTCCTGAACATACGCACTTCACTTTCGATGTAAGGGCGGAGTCCAATGCAACCATGACTGCATTATTGGAAAAAGCAGAACAGGTGGTAGAAGGCATTCAACTGGGGACGGGGACAACCATCAGATATAGTGTGGAAGAATACTTGCCTGCGGCTGTTAAGGATCATCAAGCAATAGAAATAGCACATGAAGCGATATGTTCTGTCCTTGGTGAGAAGAATACAATTTCAGAGTGCATCTCTCCTGGAGCAGAAGACTTTCATTTTTACTCAATCAAAAATCCGGGATTATCTTCTACGATGATCGGTCTTGGATGTGGTCTCACACCAGGGCTGCACCATCCTGCCATGCGATTCAATCTCGAATCTCTTGTCTATGGAACCAAGATATTAATACAGATGATCGTAGAAGCAGATCAGAAACAATGGTAG
- a CDS encoding GNAT family N-acetyltransferase, producing the protein MKNGILSSMNIRKLQSVEELEVVRKLESLIWSFEDSVPVNQSIAVVKNGGFILGAFYQEKLIGFQYSFPGFDGRKVYLVSHSLGIHPDFRKFGIGEILKKAQRSTAIEMGYELITWTYDPLETVNGNLNLHKLGAIVSQYIPNVYGDMDDQLNAGIPTDRFLVKWCIHQSDEKIQSLDDMHPVIELKECDNGWSVDKVYLTLTHDRLSVSVPGHFQELKKTDFSLALDWRKKTRDVFSHYLHQGWIVTDLVKDYKHQGQYLYFLEKGDNRNGN; encoded by the coding sequence ATGAAAAATGGCATCCTTTCATCAATGAATATCAGGAAACTGCAATCAGTAGAGGAATTGGAAGTTGTAAGAAAACTGGAGTCCCTTATCTGGAGCTTTGAAGATTCTGTTCCTGTTAACCAATCTATTGCAGTCGTGAAAAATGGAGGATTCATCCTCGGGGCCTTTTATCAAGAGAAACTGATCGGTTTTCAATATAGCTTTCCAGGCTTCGACGGAAGAAAGGTATATCTCGTATCACACAGTTTAGGAATCCATCCCGATTTTAGGAAGTTTGGCATCGGGGAAATACTGAAAAAAGCACAAAGAAGCACGGCCATCGAGATGGGGTATGAACTCATCACATGGACGTATGATCCATTGGAAACAGTCAATGGGAACTTAAATTTACATAAGCTTGGTGCAATTGTGAGTCAGTATATCCCAAATGTATATGGGGATATGGATGATCAATTGAATGCGGGAATCCCTACGGATCGATTTCTTGTAAAGTGGTGTATTCATCAATCGGATGAAAAAATTCAATCACTGGATGACATGCATCCAGTGATTGAATTGAAAGAATGCGACAATGGCTGGTCTGTTGATAAGGTGTATTTAACGCTTACACATGATCGGCTTTCCGTTTCGGTACCAGGGCATTTTCAGGAATTAAAAAAAACGGACTTTTCACTTGCCTTGGATTGGCGGAAAAAGACAAGAGATGTGTTCTCTCATTATTTACATCAGGGTTGGATCGTAACAGACTTAGTGAAAGACTATAAGCACCAAGGGCAGTACTTATACTTCCTGGAGAAAGGTGACAATCGCAATGGAAATTAA
- the menC gene encoding o-succinylbenzoate synthase gives MEIKRIILRQIKMDLLHPFTTSVGTEKDKMIILVEVKSASGVSGWGESVAITQPIYNEETVETNWHMMSDHLIPLLQQEVVQHPDEVSHRFKKIRGNYNAKAALEGAVWDLYAKENDISLAKALGGTKDRIEVGISVGIQQSEAKMLNQIENYLKEGYKRIKVKIQPGWDVDIIKAVRQEFPDTPLMADANCAYSLDDIDILKELDEFNLMMIEQPLDHDDIIDHAKLQSQLRTPICLDESIHSFEDARKAIELGSCKIMNLKIGRVGGLTESRKIHDLCVEERIPMWCGGMLEAGIGRAHNVAITSLSNFTLPGDTAPSSHYWKRDIISNGVEMTDGYITVPDTPGIGYEPDFAHIEALTMYSKVFHFT, from the coding sequence ATGGAAATTAAACGAATCATTCTCAGACAAATCAAGATGGACTTACTGCATCCATTTACGACAAGTGTTGGAACGGAAAAGGATAAAATGATTATCCTCGTTGAAGTAAAATCAGCATCCGGTGTGTCTGGTTGGGGAGAGTCAGTGGCAATTACCCAGCCCATTTATAATGAAGAAACGGTGGAAACGAACTGGCATATGATGAGTGACCACCTGATTCCACTTCTACAGCAGGAAGTGGTCCAACATCCTGATGAAGTATCCCATCGGTTTAAAAAAATCAGGGGCAATTATAATGCAAAAGCGGCTTTAGAAGGTGCTGTTTGGGATCTATATGCTAAAGAAAATGACATCTCATTAGCAAAAGCACTTGGAGGGACGAAAGATAGAATTGAAGTAGGGATAAGTGTCGGTATTCAGCAGTCAGAAGCCAAAATGTTAAACCAAATTGAAAACTACCTGAAAGAAGGCTATAAGAGGATCAAAGTGAAAATTCAACCAGGCTGGGATGTCGACATCATTAAGGCGGTTCGCCAGGAATTTCCTGATACTCCCCTAATGGCTGATGCCAACTGTGCCTATTCCTTGGATGATATTGACATCCTCAAGGAACTCGATGAATTCAATTTAATGATGATCGAACAGCCACTCGATCATGATGACATCATAGATCACGCCAAGCTTCAGTCTCAACTCCGCACACCGATCTGTTTAGACGAGAGCATTCATAGTTTTGAAGATGCCAGAAAAGCAATTGAACTCGGCAGCTGTAAAATAATGAATCTGAAAATCGGTCGGGTTGGAGGGCTGACAGAATCCAGAAAGATCCATGATTTATGTGTAGAAGAACGTATTCCTATGTGGTGCGGGGGGATGCTTGAAGCAGGGATCGGAAGGGCTCATAATGTTGCCATTACGTCATTGAGTAACTTCACCCTGCCCGGAGATACGGCTCCTTCCTCACATTACTGGAAGAGGGATATCATCTCAAACGGGGTGGAAATGACGGATGGGTATATAACAGTACCCGACACACCAGGAATAGGATACGAACCCGATTTCGCTCATATTGAAGCGTTGACTATGTATAGTAAAGTGTTCCATTTTACATGA
- a CDS encoding glycoside hydrolase family 3 N-terminal domain-containing protein, translated as MGEFNNPGFSYEIGTLRGKELKEFGFNLDFSPVLDVNSNPDDPVIGNRSFGRNPATVKSYLGGFIS; from the coding sequence ATGGGGGAATTTAACAATCCGGGGTTTTCTTATGAAATAGGAACCTTACGTGGAAAAGAACTAAAAGAGTTTGGATTTAACCTGGACTTTTCACCTGTACTAGATGTCAACAGCAATCCGGATGATCCAGTAATCGGAAACCGTTCCTTTGGCCGTAATCCTGCGACAGTGAAATCTTATTTAGGTGGATTCATTTCATAA
- a CDS encoding staygreen family protein: MSEFKPEKLTVQYLPPASIFNPIDNRKYTLTHSDTTGELYLSIGCHYDLEKINLTMRDEVLGEWRRNLGQYTLTGTVFVSGGEFDQQLSHVRFMIFKKELPLALAAMVNGDKDFYTYYPWLLDAPIIICFESIYPEYQQTLYFGTPRQYLIK; the protein is encoded by the coding sequence ATGAGTGAATTTAAACCTGAAAAATTGACGGTTCAATATCTGCCGCCTGCATCCATCTTCAATCCGATTGATAACAGGAAGTACACGTTAACCCATTCCGATACGACAGGCGAACTATACTTAAGTATCGGCTGCCACTATGATCTTGAAAAAATCAATTTGACGATGAGGGACGAAGTGTTGGGAGAATGGAGACGGAACCTGGGTCAATATACGCTGACCGGGACTGTATTTGTCAGTGGGGGAGAATTCGATCAGCAGCTCTCACACGTTCGATTCATGATCTTCAAAAAGGAGCTGCCACTGGCCCTCGCAGCAATGGTGAACGGGGATAAAGACTTTTACACGTATTATCCGTGGCTCCTTGATGCGCCCATTATCATCTGCTTCGAATCCATATACCCTGAATATCAGCAAACGCTTTATTTCGGGACACCAAGACAATATCTCATTAAATAA